TGCTTGTTGTATAGGTAGTTACGGTGCTTCTCGTCCATTGCTCTTCTTTCAGCAAGTTCTCGATCTCTTGGAATCCCATGGTTTCCTCCAAACATATTTGTCCAATTCTAAGACGTAAATAAAACCGGGCAGACCGGGACATAGCCTGCTCGGGTTTTGCATTCATAGTTGCTTTTCTATAATATAGCACGATTTGGAAAAACTAGCAATTGATTTAAGGAAAGTGCATAAAACATATTAACAAATATATAGTATTTTCTAGAAGCAGTCGTTGCAAAACCTCTCTCTACCTGTTATAAATGGAGTATGGAAACAGCTTCACTACGAATCGCACCAAGCATGTTGTCTGCTGACTTCTCACGTACCGCTGAGGAAGTACAGAGCATCAACGAAAGCAAAGCAGATTGGGTACATCTGGATGTCATGGACGGAATGTTCGTCCCGAACATCACCTTCGGTCCCAAGTTCATCCAAGATCTCAGACCTCACTCAGACTTGGTCTTTGATGTACACCTTATGATCGATAAACCTGAGCGGTATATTTCACTGTTCGCTGAGAGTGGATGTGATTATATCACGGTACATGGGGAAGCATCACTGCATCTTCATCGCACCTTACAGATGATAAAGGCTAGTGGCTGTAAGGCTGGAGTATCACTCATACCTTCCACACCGGTTAGCATGATTGAACCTATCCTGGACATGGTCGATTTGATACTCGTCATGACGGTGAATCCTGGCTTTGGTGGTCAGAGTCTCATCTCTTCCACACTACAAAAGATTGAACGGCTTGCTGAACTGAGGGAACAACATGGATATGCCTACCTTATTAGTGTGGATGGGGGAGTAAATCTGGATACAGTAGGTGAGATCACACAGCGAAAAGCAGATATAGCTGTCTGTGGAAGCGCCTTCTTTGGTGCTCCAGACAGGGCTGCATTCATACAGGCGATGAAGGAACGAGCACAGGCATGAAGGCGGTCATCCAACGTGTTCAGGATGCAAGTGTTTCCGTTGAGGGGACAATCACCGGCCAGATCGACCATGGCCTTCTTGTCTATCTGGGTATAGGGCACGACGATACAGAAGCTCAACTTACGTGGTTGTGCGAAAAAATTGTGAAGCTACGTGTTTTTACCGATGAGCAAGGAAAAATGAACAAGAGCCTTTCTGATGTACAGGGATCCATACTGGTCGTCAGCCAGTTCACGTTGCTGGCAAATCTACGCAAGGGAAACCGCCCATCCTACAACGATGCTGCACCACCACAAAAAGCTGAGGCTTTGTATGAACAATCCCTCAAGTTGTTTGCTCAGTTGGGTTTTCCAGTTTCTTCAGGTGAATTTGGAGCTCATATGAAGGTATCCTATACCAATGACGGTCCTGTCACCCTCCTGCTTGAAGCAGATTAAAAAGTATTAGGCTTATAGTGTAAGGTTACAGAGTATTCGAGGAGCATAACATGGCAAAGAACAGTAAAGATACGACATTCCCCACTGACCAGAAGCAGAAGCGGGAAGCATTGGAAGCAGCAAGGGTCCAGATTGACAAGCAGTTTGGAAAAGGGTCCTTGATGAAGCTCGGTGACAACAAGGAAAACCGAAACATTGAAAGCATCTCTTCCGGGTCCTTGCTTCTTGATGAAGCGCTTGGTATCGGTGGATACCCGAAGGGTAGGGTCATTGAGATCTACGGTCCTGAAAGCAGTGGTAAGACCACACTCGCTCTTCATGCCATTGCAGAGAGTCAGAAAGCTGGGGGAATTGCCGCATTCATTGATGCTGAGCATGCCATGGATCCAAGTTATGCGAAGAAACTGGGTGTAAACATTGAAGAGCTCTGGATAAGCCAGCCGGACAGTGGAGAACAGGCCCTGGAGATTGCAGAATCCCTGGTACGGAGTGGGGCAGTGGATATCATTGTCGTGGACTCTGTTGCTGCCCTTACCCCACAAGCAGAAATTGATGGTGATATGGGTGATAGCCACATGGGTCTCCAGGCACGACTGATGAGCCAAGCATTGCGCAAGCTAACCGGTCTGCTTTCAAAGAGCCACACCACCATCATCTTCATCAACCAGATTCGTATGAAGATCGGCATCATGTTCGGTAACCCCGAGACAACCACTGGAGGGAATGCACTGAAATTCTACTCCTCTGTCCGCCTCGAGGTTCGCAAGATAGAATCCATCAGTAAAAGTGCTGATGATATCATTGGAAACCGAGTACGAATCAAGATTGTGAAGAACAAGGTATCACCTCCATTCAAGAAAGTTGAACTGGATCTTCTTTTCGGTGAAGGTATCAGCTATATCGCAAGCATACTTGATGCAGCGCTCAAGTATGACATGCTGGAGAAAAGTGGTTCCTGGTACTCCTATAACGGGGAGAAGATTGGACAGGGAAGGGAGCGTACACTGGACTTCCTCAAGGACAACCCGGATATCGCCACTGACCTTGACAATCGCCTCAGGGCAAAGATGTTCCCCAAAGCCGATGCTGTTGAGGCAGCGGAAACTGCTTCAGAAAGCAAGTAATTCCCAACAGGTACTGATGGGCACAGAGGTGGAACAATCCACCTCTGTGTTGTCAATACAGCAGGGGTTCGGTATACTCGCGGTGAGAGGGGAATGCTGTGCAAGAACAAACAGTGCAAGAAGAACAAGTGCCAAAGGGGGCAACTTTCCATACCCCCACCTTCGATGGTCCATTGGACTTGTTGCTGTTCCTCATCCAAAAATCTGAAGTCAATATCTATGACATTCCCATCTCGCTGATCACTGAACAATTCTTGGGCTATCTCAAGGAAGAGAAGGTGACTGAGCTTGGTGACCTGACGCAATTCTACAAGATGGCAGCAGACCTGCTGTATATCAAGAGCAGGATGCTGCTCCCTGTTGAACTGGAATTCGATGAAGAGTACCAGGACCCCAGACAAGAACTGGTGGACCGTCTGCTGGAGTACCAGAAGTTCAGGAAATATACTGAGCTGCTTACTGGAACCAATACCAGTGCCGAATTGTTCATCACCCGGAAAAGCAACCAATTTCGACTTCCATTCGGAGATGAAGAACTGTTTGGCGATGTGTCATTGCAGGATTTACTCAAGACTTTTTCACGGCTTATGACCACCATAACCCCGAACAAGGTGTTCAACGTTTACGAATCGGTAACGGTCAATGAAAAAATCGCCTTGATGCAGGAATTGTTTGAGACTCAAGATTATATCACCTTGGAACAACTGATCGTCCATGCTGACCAACTGCTCCATATTATCTGCAGTTTCATGGCAATTCTTGATGCATGCAAACTCAGGATGATCACCCTTGTACAGAGCGAACCGTTCGGCCCAATTCTTATCCGTAAGGTCGATGAAGCCTTCGAACAGGATTTTGAGCACATGTACGATGATGATTTCGAGGAAATTGAGGAAGAAATCATCACCGCACCTATCTCAGAAGGTGAAGAAGAGAGGTTTTTTGAGGAAGATGCAGATAATCTCCGCACAACTACTGACGATGGTCGCGTTTTTCTGTATGATGATGAGAGTGAGGATGAGCAGATCATTCTTGACGATGAGTGATAGGAGCGTTAGTGGTGGATAGGAAGAGGCAAGTGGGCAACGCTGGGATACAGCAAAGCCCCCTCTTGAGTACCGAGGCCCGGTTGGTCGAAGTCATTCTCTTTTTGGAGAACGAACCGGTTAGTTTGGAACGATTGAGCAAGATGACCTCCCTTTCGGAGGAGACAACAAGAAAAGCCATTACAGAACTGCAGGAACATTACCGTGAATACCTGCATGGACTGGACCTTGCTGAGAGCCAGGGTGCCTTCCAATTCCTACCTTCCTCAGATCTACACGACAAGCTTCGCTCCTGCTACGGCAGACGGGTCGACAGACGCCTGAGTCGTGCAGCTTTGGAAACACTGTCCATTGTGGCATACAGCCAACCGATTACCCGTAGGGAGATAGACAACATCCGTGGGGTCAGCAGTGACACCATTATCCGTTTGTTGAGAGACCGTGAATATATCAAGGTGATCGGAAGGAAGGATGTCCCTGGGCATCCCTGTCTCTACGGCACCTCGAGGAAATTCCTTTTCGAATTCAACCTAGCAAGTATCAGCGCACTCCCCAAGCTCTCCGATATCGACCGACTGCGATTTGAAGCAGAACCAACACAGGAGAAAGAAGAAGCATGAAATTAGTATATCCGCTTAGATTACAGGTCTATTTGGCAAAGAGCGGTTGCGGGTCCCGTAGATCCTGCGAAACACTGATCACCAGTGGGCGGGTCACCGTCAATACGAAACGAGTAACAGAATTGGGAACCAAGGTCGATGAAGAAGATGTCGTCATGGTTGATGACCAGTTGGTGGAGCCAAGCGAGAAAACCTATTACTACGCCTTGCACAAGCCCAAGGGGTTTGTTTGCACGAACTGGGATCCAAACGAGAAAAACTACGCACGTGATCTGATTGATATTCCAGACAAGAATCTTCTCTTCCATATTGGTCGTCTGGACAAGGATTCCAGTGGCTTGATTCTCTTCACCAACGATGGGGATGTAGCACAAAAGATCATGCATCCCTCCGAGGAGATTGAGAAGGAGTACTTGGTAAGCTGTACTACTGGCGTACGCAGGGAAGACCTGGATGAGGCCCGTAAGGGAGTCCTCATAGACATGCCGCAGCCTTATACGATCAAGCGTTTTGAAATCATCAGCAAGAAATGGGTACGAATCATCCTTACCGAAGGAAAGAATCGTGAAATTCGAAAGATTCTCAGTCACTATGGGTATGAGGTGAAGCAGCTGGTCAGGATGAGGATTGGTTGCATTGAACTGGGTGACCTCAAACCAGGACAGTACCGTACTGTCACCTCTTCCGAGATCAAGGCGCTCCTGAATGGAGAAAATGATATTCTAAGAAAGAGTTCAGGGAGAGGATGGTAATGGTCGTAGCCATAGACGGACCGGCTGGCGTTGGGAAAAGCTCCATTGCCCAGATGATTGCAAAGACTTGCAATTTCTACTATCTCAATTCCGGCTCATTCTACAGGGCCTACACCTACCTGCATGTACAGGAAGGGAAGGACCCTATGGATTACCCAGCAGTTTTGGAAACTGCAAGGCACTATGTGCTCTCTATTGAAGACGACCGTATCTGTGTCAATGGCAGTGATATTGAAGATAAGCTTCATACCCCTGAAGTTGACGCAGTAGTAGCGCAAGTATCAACGTATCCTCCGCTGAGAAGCTATGTGAATGATCAGCTGAGAAGGATTGCAATGGATATGGATGTCGTCATTGAAGGGAGAGATATTACGACAGTGGTCTTCCCAGATGCCGACTTAAAATGTTACTTTGATGCAAAGGCTGAAGTTCGTGCTGAACGTCGCCTCAAGCAGCATCCGGACGGACAAGACTACGAGACTGTGTTGCGACAAATCAAGATGCGTGACGAAATTGATAAGGGCAAGGAAGTTGGTGCACTTCGAGTTGCAGAGGATGCCCTGTACATAGACACCTCGTACTTGACTATAGGACAAGTTTGTGAGAAAGTGTTATCTGCTATTTTTACGCTCAAGGGCGATGTAAATAGGTAAATTTAGGATCAGGAGAAATCAAGTGGCTGAAGAACAAGAAATGGAAGAAAAGAAGACCAGAATGCAGGATTTACTGCAGGAGGAGTATCTTAAATCTCTTGATGGAATCGAAGACGGTCAGCTCGTGGCCGGTACTGTTGTCCAGGTAAACAACGAGTATGTATTCGTGGATGTCGGTTATAAGAGCGAGGGTCGTATCTCTCGTGACGAATTCGCATCGATTCCTGAAGTAGGTGATGAGGTAAAAGTCGTCATTATCACCAAGGAAGGGAAGGGCGGCCAAATCGTCGTTTCCAAGAAGCGTGCCGATTTCAAAGAACGTACAGATGAACTGAAGACTGCTTCTGAAAGCAGATCTCCTGTTTTGGGCAAGTTTGAAAAGGTAATCAAGGGCGGATTCGAGGTAGACCTCGGAGGCGAGTACAAGGGTTTCTGTCCCCTCTCAAAGGCTGATGTTCAGAGAGTTGAGGATCCCGAGACCATGATCGGTATCACTGATTACTTCATCATTGACAAGTTCCACGGTGGCACAAAGCTTAAGAGCGTTGTGAATAGACGTGAGTATCTTGACCAGAAAATCAAAGAGAATAAAGAGAAATTCTTCTCCACTGTCCAGATCGGCGATGTGGTTGAAGGTGTTGTGAAGTCATTCACCTCCTTTGGCGCATTCATCGACCTTGGTGGATTCGATGGACTCTTGCATATCAATGACATGAGCTGGGGCCATGTTACCCGTCCAAAGGACTTCGTGAAGAAGGGACAGGTGGTACAACTCAGACTCATTAACATCGACCCGGAGACCCAGAAGATCAACCTGAGCTTGAAGCATATGCAGGAAGATCCTTGGACCACCTTCGAGCAGAAATACAATGTAGGTGATACCATTAAGGCTCCGGTAACCAAGATTACCACCTTTGGTGCATTCATTGAGATTGAGCCCGGAATTGAGGGACTCGCACACATCAGTGAGCTGTCCTGGACCAAGCGCATCAACAACCCCAAGGAAGTCCTTGATGTAGGCGATGTCGTTGAAGCAAAGATTCTTGGTTATGACCTCGACAAGAAGCGTGTTTCTTTGGGCCTCAAGCAGCTTGAGGAAAATCCTTGGGACACCATTTCTGATCGCTATCCGATCGGTATGACTCTTTCCAAGCCGGTTGTGAAGATCACCAATAGTGGTGCATTCATCAACCTGGAAGAGGGTATTGATGGATTCCTCCATATTGATGACATTTCCTGGACCAAGAAAGTCAAGAACATGGCATCCTTCTGCAGTGAAGGTGATGTGATTGATGTTGTGGTCATTCGCGTTGAGCCGGACAATCGTCGTATCCGCCTTGGTGTCAAGCAGCTCGAGGGCAACCCTTGGCAGACCTTGCGTCACGACTATCCCAAGTTCAGCACGATCAGTGGTGTTATCACCAACGTCACAGACTTTGGCGTATTCGTGAAGGTCATGGGAGATATCGAGGGGCTGATCAGCAAGTACAACTTGGTTGGTCCAGATGAGGAGTTCACTGACGAAGTACTGAAGAAGTACAATGTCGGAGATCCCATCACTGCGATGGTTGTAGAGTGCAATCCTTCGACCCAGAAGCTCTCACTCTCCGTCAAGGAGATGGTAAGACGCTCTCAGCAGTCGGAAATTGCAAAATATATCCACGAGGATAATGAGAACGATACCTACTCCCTGGCAGAAATGATGCGTTACAAGGATGAGGACAAGGAGAAGGAAGACAACTAAGGTTGTGTTCCGAATCACAGGCGGCATACCTGCCGCCTGTGTCATATACCCTTGATAACGGAGATGAGCCATGAGTAATAATTCTAAGGATACAGCTGAGTTGACCTTGGCTGAACGAATCGAAGGATCTTTGAACCGCTTCCTTGGCAAGAACAAGAAGGCGTTGATCATCGTTGCAATTGTTGTGATTGTTGGACTGGCAACATTGGGCATTGTGCTTACCGTGAGCCAGAAGAACCTGCAGACACAATTCAACGAGATTGATCAACTAGAAGCCTCATATGTTGAGCTTCAGGCCATGGGAAGCGATGACGAAGCGTACCAGGAGACCTATGATGAACTGGTTGCTGGTCTGACAGACCTCGCAGGCAAAGGTAGTAAATACCCAAGTCTGAAAGCTGAATATCTGTTGGGCATGGTGGCATTCCAGGATGAGGAGTACCAGAAGGCAGCTGACAGCTTCCTTTCTGTCTACACTGAAGCAGATGGTAACTATCTTGGCTCTCTGGCACTTGCCAATGCTGCAGCAGCAGCTGAAGAGCTTGGAGATGATTCTCTGGCACTCGAGTACTACACCAAGATTATTGATGAGTTCGGGTTTACCGCAGCTGAGTCCCCGAAGGCTCTTTTCGGGCAGGCTCGTCTGCAAGAGAAATCTGGTAACACTGAGCTGGCAAAGGCAACGTTCCAGCAGCTTGCTGACCAGTTCCCAACATCGGAGTATGCCAAGCTGGCAACCAACAGACTTGCACTCCTGTAAGCAAACGGGTTAGGGTAGGTAGAGACCCGCACCATAAGGAGGCAGATGCATGAAGAGAAGAATTCCCATTCTTTCTATTGTGTCTGTCTTTTTTATTGTCCTGATCCTGCTTGTATCGTGTGGGATTGCTACCATATTCACTTTCGGTTCAGGTACGGTATTTACTGATGGTGATACCAATGGAGATAAGGTTGGCTTAAGTCTCGATGTTGATGATAGCCTGGGTACTCTTAGCCTTATTGATTCAGGCTCTGGTCCATCTCTGATGCTATTCTATACCATCACTGACTCAGAAAACCCACAAAATTTCAAAACAGCATTCAATACCACATATAAGAGGGATTTTAATGGTGTGCAGATTACCTCTGATGCAGTGCTTACGGTTAATGATATAACGCTGTATCGCTTTTCTGATACGCTTGGAACTACATTCCAAGGACCAGAATATATTGCCACTGCCGATGTCCCCATATCCCCTGATTTCAATTGTACACTTACAAAAACAGCAATATCAGGAACAACGGTATCTATGGACCTGGTTTTCGATGTTGGCTCTTATACCATTCATAATTCCCCAAAGTTCCATAGATTTAATGGACAACCATTTGAGACAGCCAGTACTGAAATTAGAAATTCATCTTTTCCAGATTATTTTATTGGGGATACTGAAACCAACATGTATCTCCACATCTATGGTGCAGTAAACGTCTCCAAGGGAAGTTTTAACAACATCTACTGGACTGACCTGGTAAATCTTGGATATATCAAACTCTAAATCGAAATTATCCATAACAAAAAGGTAAGAGCAATACCAAAAACAGAATTCATATATTTTCGTTAATAATAGATATTCTGTTAACTAGAAACATTCCAGATAAGATTCATTCCAATTTGCAGATACCTTAACCATGTATTCTTCATCTTTGATTTTGGGCAAAGAATATGCTACGGATATTTTCACATACCCGTAGCATACATATGAACTTGGTTTCACAATTCAGGTGAACCTACGCTTGTTCCTGTTTCTTCGGCATCATAAGACCAACAGCAAAGAAAACAACCCCGATAATGATCAGGACAATGGCTGACTTGTTCATTTGGGAGAACGTGTACTTCACAATGTTTTCTATGGTATCCGCTGGAACGGGAAGCGATCCAAAATCGATACCTGCAAGACTCCCGATTCTATCCAGGCTTGAATACATCGATTTGATGATCAGGAACAATGCACCGCTGAGCGCTGTGGTGATCCCGAACCATTGCAATCCGGTGCTTCTCTGCAACAGGAGAATACAGAGAATCAGGAAAACCAGGAAAACGATTATCATGACCAGCAATCCCAGCCAGGTGCTCATGAGTGAAAGATATCCACGGACCATGGTGATGGTTCCCGGAGCACTATCATTCACCAAATCATTAATCACCAGGGTTTCCGGCAGACCAAGTTGATCAACAATTTGTTCAGCGATCATTGGGATATAGGCCTTTGGAGCCCCGAACATAGCCATCAATTCCATATCAGAGTACTGCTCCAACCCCTTGGCGATATTCTGTTCGATTTCTTCAAGCCTTGGGACCATATCGATGACTGCTGTCAGTTTCCCGGTTTCACCAGTGAGACTGTTAACTACATCGTCAGTGACCATAATTGCCTGATCCTCGATCCAGTCCACGCCCAGGGCATCGATGATTGCACCACTGAGCAAGTCCACCTGTGCATCAACACCGGCTTTCTGAACCGGGTCAGTGACGGTCTTTCCTTCAGTGAGACCATCGCGAACAATATCTGGGATCATGTTGGCGATCTCACCATGTACCAATGCGGGTATCTCATTGTC
The sequence above is drawn from the uncultured Sphaerochaeta sp. genome and encodes:
- the rpe gene encoding ribulose-phosphate 3-epimerase yields the protein METASLRIAPSMLSADFSRTAEEVQSINESKADWVHLDVMDGMFVPNITFGPKFIQDLRPHSDLVFDVHLMIDKPERYISLFAESGCDYITVHGEASLHLHRTLQMIKASGCKAGVSLIPSTPVSMIEPILDMVDLILVMTVNPGFGGQSLISSTLQKIERLAELREQHGYAYLISVDGGVNLDTVGEITQRKADIAVCGSAFFGAPDRAAFIQAMKERAQA
- the dtd gene encoding D-aminoacyl-tRNA deacylase, encoding MKAVIQRVQDASVSVEGTITGQIDHGLLVYLGIGHDDTEAQLTWLCEKIVKLRVFTDEQGKMNKSLSDVQGSILVVSQFTLLANLRKGNRPSYNDAAPPQKAEALYEQSLKLFAQLGFPVSSGEFGAHMKVSYTNDGPVTLLLEAD
- the recA gene encoding recombinase RecA, with translation MAKNSKDTTFPTDQKQKREALEAARVQIDKQFGKGSLMKLGDNKENRNIESISSGSLLLDEALGIGGYPKGRVIEIYGPESSGKTTLALHAIAESQKAGGIAAFIDAEHAMDPSYAKKLGVNIEELWISQPDSGEQALEIAESLVRSGAVDIIVVDSVAALTPQAEIDGDMGDSHMGLQARLMSQALRKLTGLLSKSHTTIIFINQIRMKIGIMFGNPETTTGGNALKFYSSVRLEVRKIESISKSADDIIGNRVRIKIVKNKVSPPFKKVELDLLFGEGISYIASILDAALKYDMLEKSGSWYSYNGEKIGQGRERTLDFLKDNPDIATDLDNRLRAKMFPKADAVEAAETASESK
- a CDS encoding segregation/condensation protein A, whose product is MQEQTVQEEQVPKGATFHTPTFDGPLDLLLFLIQKSEVNIYDIPISLITEQFLGYLKEEKVTELGDLTQFYKMAADLLYIKSRMLLPVELEFDEEYQDPRQELVDRLLEYQKFRKYTELLTGTNTSAELFITRKSNQFRLPFGDEELFGDVSLQDLLKTFSRLMTTITPNKVFNVYESVTVNEKIALMQELFETQDYITLEQLIVHADQLLHIICSFMAILDACKLRMITLVQSEPFGPILIRKVDEAFEQDFEHMYDDDFEEIEEEIITAPISEGEEERFFEEDADNLRTTTDDGRVFLYDDESEDEQIILDDE
- the scpB gene encoding SMC-Scp complex subunit ScpB — encoded protein: MDRKRQVGNAGIQQSPLLSTEARLVEVILFLENEPVSLERLSKMTSLSEETTRKAITELQEHYREYLHGLDLAESQGAFQFLPSSDLHDKLRSCYGRRVDRRLSRAALETLSIVAYSQPITRREIDNIRGVSSDTIIRLLRDREYIKVIGRKDVPGHPCLYGTSRKFLFEFNLASISALPKLSDIDRLRFEAEPTQEKEEA
- a CDS encoding pseudouridine synthase, encoding MKLVYPLRLQVYLAKSGCGSRRSCETLITSGRVTVNTKRVTELGTKVDEEDVVMVDDQLVEPSEKTYYYALHKPKGFVCTNWDPNEKNYARDLIDIPDKNLLFHIGRLDKDSSGLILFTNDGDVAQKIMHPSEEIEKEYLVSCTTGVRREDLDEARKGVLIDMPQPYTIKRFEIISKKWVRIILTEGKNREIRKILSHYGYEVKQLVRMRIGCIELGDLKPGQYRTVTSSEIKALLNGENDILRKSSGRGW
- the cmk gene encoding (d)CMP kinase; protein product: MVVAIDGPAGVGKSSIAQMIAKTCNFYYLNSGSFYRAYTYLHVQEGKDPMDYPAVLETARHYVLSIEDDRICVNGSDIEDKLHTPEVDAVVAQVSTYPPLRSYVNDQLRRIAMDMDVVIEGRDITTVVFPDADLKCYFDAKAEVRAERRLKQHPDGQDYETVLRQIKMRDEIDKGKEVGALRVAEDALYIDTSYLTIGQVCEKVLSAIFTLKGDVNR
- a CDS encoding S1 RNA-binding domain-containing protein: MAEEQEMEEKKTRMQDLLQEEYLKSLDGIEDGQLVAGTVVQVNNEYVFVDVGYKSEGRISRDEFASIPEVGDEVKVVIITKEGKGGQIVVSKKRADFKERTDELKTASESRSPVLGKFEKVIKGGFEVDLGGEYKGFCPLSKADVQRVEDPETMIGITDYFIIDKFHGGTKLKSVVNRREYLDQKIKENKEKFFSTVQIGDVVEGVVKSFTSFGAFIDLGGFDGLLHINDMSWGHVTRPKDFVKKGQVVQLRLINIDPETQKINLSLKHMQEDPWTTFEQKYNVGDTIKAPVTKITTFGAFIEIEPGIEGLAHISELSWTKRINNPKEVLDVGDVVEAKILGYDLDKKRVSLGLKQLEENPWDTISDRYPIGMTLSKPVVKITNSGAFINLEEGIDGFLHIDDISWTKKVKNMASFCSEGDVIDVVVIRVEPDNRRIRLGVKQLEGNPWQTLRHDYPKFSTISGVITNVTDFGVFVKVMGDIEGLISKYNLVGPDEEFTDEVLKKYNVGDPITAMVVECNPSTQKLSLSVKEMVRRSQQSEIAKYIHEDNENDTYSLAEMMRYKDEDKEKEDN
- a CDS encoding tetratricopeptide repeat protein, which encodes MSNNSKDTAELTLAERIEGSLNRFLGKNKKALIIVAIVVIVGLATLGIVLTVSQKNLQTQFNEIDQLEASYVELQAMGSDDEAYQETYDELVAGLTDLAGKGSKYPSLKAEYLLGMVAFQDEEYQKAADSFLSVYTEADGNYLGSLALANAAAAAEELGDDSLALEYYTKIIDEFGFTAAESPKALFGQARLQEKSGNTELAKATFQQLADQFPTSEYAKLATNRLALL